One Candidatus Cloacimonadota bacterium genomic window carries:
- a CDS encoding Gldg family protein, giving the protein MKKNIWTNTIIFVAIIIFLNLVSISMFTRIDFTKGKIYALAKSSKESVRNLEDRLVVKAYFSQNLPGEYADTRRLVQDKLADYQAYSKGKLRYEFIDPASEDELKQEAQQNGIFPASMRVIENDKFEVREVYMGLVFHHQGKKESIPLIQDTRGLEYDITKTIKKITSAGLKKIALFPVQPEQPQQMQGYPQQQQQQMQGDYTSIRQMISDNYELSQTDLDEPLLDVEALIFTGVEDSLANEQLYNLDQYIMNGGKIVMFQDRITADLQTQTAEPLRSNLFNLLEHYGIKIKTNLVADTECGQINIQQQRGFFRMNTPVSYPFLPLVNNVNKENMMVKNVEQMQMVFVSEIDTVSTLNYEPLLYSSAKSGLVSFPQLDIGVQKFMNKDITGMYNEGPFNIGGIFTGNFISYFAGSEDYPDAIPATTDAEIIVIPDSEFIKDSGGAGMKGNSEFALNAVDYLASESTLIEIRSREVEYKPLKEISSGAKKFIRWINILLPSILLILVGILRYQKELQRRKYLGELYE; this is encoded by the coding sequence AATTTTTGTAGCGATCATCATCTTTTTGAACCTGGTTTCCATTTCCATGTTCACTCGCATCGATTTTACCAAAGGCAAGATCTACGCTCTGGCAAAATCCAGTAAGGAATCTGTAAGAAACCTGGAAGACCGCCTGGTTGTAAAAGCCTATTTTTCCCAAAACCTTCCCGGTGAATATGCCGATACCCGCAGACTTGTGCAAGATAAACTGGCAGACTATCAGGCTTATTCCAAAGGAAAGCTTCGCTATGAATTCATCGATCCTGCCAGTGAAGATGAACTAAAGCAGGAAGCGCAGCAAAATGGAATTTTCCCTGCTTCCATGCGAGTTATCGAAAACGATAAATTTGAAGTACGCGAAGTTTATATGGGACTTGTTTTCCATCATCAGGGCAAGAAAGAATCTATTCCACTTATCCAGGATACGCGCGGATTGGAATATGATATTACTAAAACTATCAAGAAGATCACTTCTGCCGGCTTGAAGAAAATCGCACTCTTTCCGGTTCAACCCGAGCAACCTCAGCAAATGCAGGGCTATCCGCAGCAACAGCAACAACAAATGCAGGGTGATTACACTTCGATAAGACAAATGATTTCCGATAATTACGAATTGAGTCAGACCGATCTGGATGAACCACTTCTGGATGTGGAAGCACTGATTTTTACAGGTGTGGAAGATTCACTTGCCAATGAGCAGCTTTACAACCTGGATCAATACATTATGAACGGTGGAAAGATCGTGATGTTCCAGGATAGAATTACTGCCGATCTGCAAACTCAGACTGCAGAACCTCTTCGATCTAACCTGTTCAACCTTCTGGAACATTATGGCATCAAGATCAAAACGAACCTGGTGGCAGACACTGAATGCGGTCAGATCAATATTCAGCAGCAGCGTGGCTTTTTCCGCATGAATACTCCGGTAAGTTATCCCTTCCTGCCGCTTGTGAATAACGTGAACAAAGAAAACATGATGGTGAAGAATGTGGAACAGATGCAGATGGTTTTTGTATCTGAGATCGACACAGTTAGCACTCTCAATTATGAACCTCTTCTTTATTCATCAGCAAAAAGCGGTCTTGTAAGTTTCCCACAGCTCGATATTGGTGTGCAGAAGTTCATGAATAAAGACATCACAGGAATGTACAATGAAGGTCCATTCAATATTGGTGGAATCTTTACAGGAAACTTCATAAGCTATTTTGCCGGTAGCGAAGATTATCCAGATGCAATTCCTGCAACAACTGATGCGGAAATAATCGTAATTCCCGATTCAGAATTCATCAAAGACAGCGGCGGCGCCGGCATGAAAGGAAATTCTGAATTTGCACTAAATGCGGTTGATTATCTGGCTTCAGAAAGTACTCTGATAGAAATCCGAAGCAGAGAAGTGGAATACAAACCTCTCAAAGAGATCAGCAGTGGTGCAAAGAAATTCATTCGCTGGATCAATATTCTACTTCCGTCAATTCTACTCATTTTAGTTGGAATTCTGCGTTATCAAAAAGAACTGCAAAGAAGAAAATATTTAGGAGAGCTTTATGAATAA
- a CDS encoding DUF4340 domain-containing protein: MNKNNKIYLIILAVLVVLFLITKMNNKTEKIIDFFDVDSVKIAKFSVTDANGTITLQNVNGSWEITDPIQYKADQAKVENVFDKVLNAKTSSLPLSDSQQSLPNYELQDSVAVFLTFFDVNDKVLDATYFGKMKGQSKTPARKENSNEVFLLDQSVHYLLKADTQNWREKTVTTIEEESIEKISVLYDDSGYELSKQDTAWFYADGDNTATLKEDNSTVRSIVTALKRVTSTQFKDNEFEKYEAALAKPDLEIGVVQLDGNSVYLRLAKDDESKYVMQLNNDTETLFIQHEGWAKRFMKTFQDFEEK; the protein is encoded by the coding sequence ATGAATAAGAACAATAAAATATACCTGATAATTTTAGCTGTTTTGGTTGTTCTTTTCCTGATAACCAAAATGAATAACAAGACAGAAAAAATTATCGATTTCTTTGATGTGGACTCTGTGAAAATTGCCAAGTTTTCCGTTACCGATGCCAACGGTACAATTACTTTACAAAACGTAAACGGAAGTTGGGAAATCACTGATCCGATCCAATATAAAGCAGATCAAGCAAAAGTAGAAAATGTCTTCGATAAAGTATTGAATGCTAAAACTTCCAGCCTGCCGCTATCCGATTCGCAGCAGTCACTTCCAAATTACGAGTTACAGGATTCTGTTGCGGTTTTTCTAACTTTTTTTGATGTAAACGACAAAGTGCTTGATGCAACATATTTTGGTAAAATGAAAGGGCAATCTAAAACTCCTGCCAGAAAAGAGAACAGCAACGAAGTTTTCCTGCTGGATCAATCGGTTCATTATCTTCTGAAAGCTGATACACAAAACTGGCGAGAAAAAACCGTGACCACCATCGAAGAAGAATCTATCGAAAAGATCTCTGTTTTGTATGATGATTCTGGTTATGAACTTTCCAAACAAGATACAGCCTGGTTCTATGCCGATGGCGATAACACGGCGACCTTGAAAGAAGATAATTCCACTGTCAGATCGATTGTTACAGCTCTGAAAAGAGTTACTTCTACTCAGTTCAAAGACAATGAATTTGAAAAGTATGAAGCTGCTCTTGCCAAACCGGATCTGGAAATAGGTGTTGTGCAGCTGGATGGTAATTCTGTTTATCTGCGCCTGGCAAAAGATGATGAATCCAAATATGTGATGCAGCTGAATAATGACACCGAAACCCTGTTCATTCAACACGAAGGCTGGGCAAAACGGTTTATGAAAACATTCCAGGATTTTGAGGAAAAATAA